The Arachis hypogaea cultivar Tifrunner chromosome 14, arahy.Tifrunner.gnm2.J5K5, whole genome shotgun sequence genome has a segment encoding these proteins:
- the LOC112742317 gene encoding uncharacterized protein, producing the protein MLVVIEQQETEDRNANPSNAVAGNDASDGFETASDTDLGSDNGGDDVGASSYDQRQQQHQQQQLKTELSELEPEPEPEQSVSPSNSYSGDLLINEELEKKALVQANEAKAEGNKLFVDGKYEEALSQYELALQVAPDMSSLVEIRSICHANRAVCFQKLGKYDNTVKECTKALDLNPVYIKALVRRGEAHEKLEHFEEAIIDMKKILEIDPSNDQARKAIRRLEPLAAEKREIMKEEMIAKLKEMGNSVLGRFGMSVDNFKAVKDPNTGSYSISFQR; encoded by the exons ATGTTGGTGGTGATAGAGCAGCAAGAGACAGAGGATCGAAACGCCAATCCCTCCAACGCGGTTGCGGGTAACGACGCTTCTGACGGTTTTGAAACGGCCAGCGACACCGACCTTGGCAGTGACAACGGAGGCGATGACGTCGGAGCTAGCAGCTATGATCAACGGCAGCAGCAACATCAACAGCAGCAGCTGAAGACAGAGCTTTCCGAGCTGGAGCCGGAGCCGGAGCCTGAGCAGAGTGTTTCTCCAAGTAATAGTTACTCTGGGGATCTCTTGATCAATGAGGAGTTGGAGAAG AAAGCATTGGTTCAAGCAAATGAAGCAAAGGCAGAAGGGAACAAGCTTTTTGTGGATGGGAAGTATGAGGAAGCATTATCCCAGTATGAACTTGCTCTACAAGTTGCACCTGACATGTCTTCATTGGTTGAAATACGCTCGATATGCCATGCAAACCGTGCTGTGTGCTTTCAGAAACTG GGAAAATATGACAACACAGTTAAAGAATGCACAAAAGCACTAGATCTGAATCCAGTGTACATTAAAGCTTTAGTAAGAAGAGGAGAAGCTCATGAAAAGCTTGAACATTTTGAAGAAGCCATTATTG ATATGAAAAAGATCTTAGAAATTGATCCCTCAAATGATCAAGCTAGGAAGGCCATCAGGCGACTTGAGCCGCTTGCTGCAGAAAAGCGGGAAATCATGAAGGAAGAGATGATTG caaaactaaaagaaatgggAAATTCTGTCCTGGGCCGTTTTGGGATGAGTGTCGATAACTTCAAAGCAGTTAAAGATCCAAACACTGGTTCCTATTCTATCTCATTCCAGCGTTAA